The genome window GAAATAAATGCCATAAAACGCAATACTGAAAAACTATCAAATAGTGGCGAAGCGCAAGATGTTGTAGCTGAGCAAAAAGCAGGAGGAATAAAAGTAGGTGGGGCTGTTCGTACTAACTACAGTTATACGTCGTACGAGGATGGCAGTAAAAACAGAGGTGGGGATTTTGATTTTGATATTTTTAGGATAAATTTTACAGGCGATGTAGGTGGTGTAAAACTAAATGCCGAGATCCGTTTTTTTGATTATATGACCGCAGTTAAATATGCTTATGCAGCATATGATTTTGCTGACATTTGGCAAGTACAAGCCGGTATTACAAAGGTACCATTTGGTAATTGGCCTTATAATTCGCACAGCTATTTTTTTAGTACTAATTACTACATTGGGCTCGAGGATGACCACGATTTAGGGGTGATATTTAAACGTAAAATAGCAGATAATTGGCAGCTTGATTTAGGCTTTTTTAAAAATGATGAGCTAGGTGGCATAGATGGCTATGTTGATAACCGTAGTGATCGTTATTCATATGATGTAGTGGGTTTTAGGGGCGCACAGGAGGGGACATACGCAGAGCTTGATAATCCACTTGCTGAATATAATACATTTTCCGCGCGTTATGGCTATCATATTGAACACGATAAAGGGAAGACTGAGGTTGGCTTTTCTGCTTTAAGTGGTGGATTACATGATGGTGTAGACAGAGCGGGTGATTATTATGCGTGGGCAGTGCATGTGAATAGTAATTTAGGGCCGTGGAATTTACAGTTTCAACATGGCGAATACAATTACGATATAGAAAACGCAAACACCATGGCTGTAGGTGCGTACTCGTTTTATGACAGTATTGCTGCTGAGGCCACTACAACCAATGCAAATATTGCTTACAACTTACCTGTAAAATGGGGGCCTGTAACCGCTTTGCAGTTTTATAATGATTACGGAGTAATTTACGATAAATCTGATAGCAGTGCAGATACTTGGATGAACGTAACAGGGTTTTCAGTTGCTGCCGGTGGATTGTTCACCTATTTTGACTTAGTACACGCTAAAAACCAGCCGTTTGTTGGTGGCTCAATTGCTGGTGACAGCGATGAAACTGAGCGCCGTTTTAATATTAATATTGGTTATTATTTTTAAAAAAGAAGAGCATAAGCTTTGCTTGAAATAAGTTTATGCTCTTATATTACTTTTTATAATCGGTTACAGTGAATTAGTCTATTTGAGATGATAGGTTGCTGGCAATCGACTTGGTAGAAAAACTCAAGCGAACAATGAGTTGACCACAACAATTACCTGCAAATTACTCACCTTAATTTATACCTTATAAACGTGTATGTATTCTCAAATTGGTTGGTCAGTCGTTTCTATTGAGTAGAGACAAAGTAGGAAGCTATATGAAAATTAATCCGTTACCGCCGTTAAATAGTTTAGTGGCATTTGAAGCGTCTGCACGACATTCAAGCTTCACTATTGCTGCAAAAGAGTTAAATGTGACGCAAGGGGCAATTAGCCGTCAAATTCGACAATTAGAAGAGTACTTAGGTAAGGCTATTTTTATTAGAGCAAGCCGAAGTATTCATTTAACACCAACGGGGCTTCAATATTATCAGGCAATCAGCCGCTCTTTAGTTGATATTGCAGATATAACTGGGCAAGTTAAAAAATGGCAAGGTGATAAAAAAATAACTGTAGCAACAACAAATGCCATGGCTTCGTTATGGTTGTTACCTAAAGTCGCCGAGTTTCAAAATTTACACGATGATATTGATTTGCGTATTTTAGCCTCCGATAACGAGGTTGATTTAAACCGCTTGGAGTGTGATCTCGCTTTATTTTACTGCAGAACCCAACCTGCCAATATGAATATAACAACGTTGTTTTGCGAAGAAGTTTTTCCGGTGTGTAGCCCTTCTTATTTAGAAAAAATAGGCAGTCCAACTAAACCGGAAGATATTTTTACTAAAACAATTTTACACCTAGATGAAACACAAATGGGCTGGGTTAACTGGGAAGAGTGGTTTGCGGGTGTTGGGCTTGAGCAACTTGAGCCAAGAAACCGTATAAATATTAATAACTACCCAATGCTTTTACAAGCTTCAATTAACGGTCAAGGCATTGCATTAGCGTGGGGGTCACTAGTTGATGAATACTTACAAAGTGGAGTATTGATCCGGCCAACAGAACATGTACTTACTACAGGTTCTAAGTTTTCTATGATAGAACCTAATAATCGTGGTCGTATGCCAACAAGCGTTAAGCACTTTAGAGAATGGTTGTTACAACAAATTCCAGATGAGGTAGGTGAACGAGGACTCGTTTAATTACCCTCTGTTGTAAGGTTAGAATTTGGCGTTTAGATTCTGATATTTAATAGTATGAATGCGCTGCCTTAGAAGCAAACCTAAGAGCAGCGC of Pseudoalteromonas arctica A 37-1-2 contains these proteins:
- a CDS encoding porin encodes the protein MRAFKLSALAVAMGVVTCSANASDDLDTVKQQLSELQQQVENLQLKLANANKNEINAIKRNTEKLSNSGEAQDVVAEQKAGGIKVGGAVRTNYSYTSYEDGSKNRGGDFDFDIFRINFTGDVGGVKLNAEIRFFDYMTAVKYAYAAYDFADIWQVQAGITKVPFGNWPYNSHSYFFSTNYYIGLEDDHDLGVIFKRKIADNWQLDLGFFKNDELGGIDGYVDNRSDRYSYDVVGFRGAQEGTYAELDNPLAEYNTFSARYGYHIEHDKGKTEVGFSALSGGLHDGVDRAGDYYAWAVHVNSNLGPWNLQFQHGEYNYDIENANTMAVGAYSFYDSIAAEATTTNANIAYNLPVKWGPVTALQFYNDYGVIYDKSDSSADTWMNVTGFSVAAGGLFTYFDLVHAKNQPFVGGSIAGDSDETERRFNINIGYYF
- a CDS encoding LysR substrate-binding domain-containing protein, which translates into the protein MKINPLPPLNSLVAFEASARHSSFTIAAKELNVTQGAISRQIRQLEEYLGKAIFIRASRSIHLTPTGLQYYQAISRSLVDIADITGQVKKWQGDKKITVATTNAMASLWLLPKVAEFQNLHDDIDLRILASDNEVDLNRLECDLALFYCRTQPANMNITTLFCEEVFPVCSPSYLEKIGSPTKPEDIFTKTILHLDETQMGWVNWEEWFAGVGLEQLEPRNRININNYPMLLQASINGQGIALAWGSLVDEYLQSGVLIRPTEHVLTTGSKFSMIEPNNRGRMPTSVKHFREWLLQQIPDEVGERGLV